The sequence gctggagaacctgtggacctccagatgttgctgaagtacagctCCTATCGTCAGTGGCTATTGgctgttctggctggggctgatgggagctggcgtcaacagcatctgaagggccacaggttctccatccctgttctaggtATACATACTGAACACCCTAACACCCCATGGCCTTAGCACGGATGGCAATATTTAGACTTTCACTCGTGCATTtagttctttttaaaattctcttGCATTTATATAGCAAATATCATTTCCCTGAAAATCCTCTCCATCTCCAGCATTTCTTAAACTGTCGGCCTGACTCCCAGTACCTGGTTTgacatccagctctgtcactgacAAAAGCAGAAACTGAAAAGTTGAGTTAAATAACTGTAAGCCTATCTCTGTTTAGTCTATCAATGATTTACTCAGGCATTTTTGTGAATGACTGCTTCATGCTAGGATCACTATAGCATGTTCAAATAGGTATGATCCAACTGAAGTTATAAACTTTGAAATGCCAGGAGAGTTAAACACATGCTTAACACTGCAataatatgcatgtttactcaaaagtaagtgcaattgtgttcaatgagacttacttcctaGCAAGggtgcttaggactgcagcctaaatataAGGAGATCGCTAGATGGAAGAATGTGTTCATTTGCAACTGTTATTAGAATGTTTTATCTGCAGCTGTTTGTAGAATGTTTTAACAGTTACTATTCTTAgaatgttttgaattgtttttagaatgcttttgttgTTAAACTTTTTTGTGTATGCTGCCTGGCAgtaatggcgggatataaatttaataaataataataatctcccaCTAAAATCAACGGGACTGAAAAATGCCTAACTTTGGccaaacttctctctctctctccatctgtaTAATTatgtatacacatgcacacattctGCAACAAATAAGACAAGATCTTTAACATTAACACAGAGTAAACTGATTTTCTTACAGTAGTTAAATATTATGAAGTTGTTTGTAATGATAACAAAATTTAAACAAAATTTGCCAAGGAACATACTGTGGTATTATGTTCTATGCTAAATTCAGAACTGCAGTATAATATCTGATCAGTAGAGGGCAGACATAGCCCAACAAACCAAGGAACAAATTACTTGCTTGTAATAAAATGATTGCCCTATTATTTTTGAAGAATAAACAAACAATCCAGACATTGTTAAATGTTTTCTTGGGTCCAAAGTTTGTTCATATAAATAAAAGTTTGAGCTTACCATGTTCCATTAAAATATCTCACTTTATGGAAATATTCATACTGTACCTGTGCAAAAGACTATATGCTATAGGAATACCACTCTTTACTTATTCGTCAGTTTTAAAAAGAAGCATGTTAACTTTGCAGTGTTAATGTTGGTGGAATGTGGGTGTTACTGTGTCCTCCATTCTGAATACGCATGTTAGAGGATGGAAATATTGAAACCTGCAGTCTAGGTCTTAAATCGTATTTCTGTGACTCTCACCTGTGCCTTGTTATCAGGAATGACATTTTCACCCAGAGATCCATTCCCAGTTCCCGAATCATCTGTCATAATAGGATTATCTGTGGCCACCAGCTTGTTAGGTTTCAGAAAGGCAAACTCATTTTGGTCTGACTTAGAGGCTAAGCATACTTCATATGAATATGGCAATGTCCCATTACTGTAATTGCAGGGAAATTTGTGTCCCAAGCTAGAGTACAATTCGGTATTGTAGGACCCAAGTACTATTGGGCTTCTCTGCCTCCGACATTTAAGTATTAAAACTGTTATAGCTGTAAAAAGGAATAAGAATGAGACTAAAACTAAGGCTATTACCAAAATGACATTCATATCAGACTGATACTTTGAGTCACTGAGTGGTTTGCTCATTTCCGGAAGTGACTCTTGGAAGTTCTCAGCAACCACAAGGTTCAGGATCACAGTGGCCGAGAGTGGAGACTTCCCATTGTCCTTAATCATGATGACCAGCTTATGTTTCACAACATCTTTCTCCAAAAGGGCTCGCGATGTCCTGATATCTCCGGTGTGAGACCCAATGGTGAAGAGCGCTGGCTCAGTGGCCTGCAGCAGTCGGTAGGAGAGCCAGGCATTGTGCCCCGAGTCCGCATCCACGGCCACCACTTTGGTCACGAGGTAGCCTGGCTCTGCCGAGTGAGGAACCATCTCAAAAAAGGCAGACCCATCGGCACCTGGCAAAGGATACAGAACCCGAGGGCTGTTATCATTCTGATCCAAAATAAAAACCCAGACTGTGACATTGCTGCTGAGACAGGGAGAGCCTCCATCTTGGGCCTTCACTTGAATCTGAAACTCCCTGAATTGCTCATAGTCAAAGGAGCGCTGCGCATAGATAGTTCCAGTCTCAGAGTTCATGGAGACATAAGAAGAGAGAGGCAGCTCCTCAATGTTGCTGCTGAGTATGGAGTAAGTGATACGTGAGTTGAGGCCCAGATCCAGGTCTGAGGCTTTGATGGTGAAAATGGAGGCCCCTGAGGGATTGTTTTCTGGCACAAAGAAATTGTAGGTAGATTTTTCAAAGGCAGGAGAGTTGTCATTGATATCTGAAATCTGCAGTGAGATGGTTTTGTTTGAGGATAGAGGTGGCATACCTTTGTCAGTCGCTGTGACTGTGATGTTGTACTCAGGAGTTCTTTCTCGGTCCAAAGGACTGTCTGTGAGGAGCTTGTAGTAATTGTTGGATGAGGACAGAATTTTAAATGGTAAATTACCATTTAAGTGGCATGTAATTTTTCCATTTTCTCCAGAATCTGTATCCTTTACATTGATAACAGCAATTACTGTCCCAGGGACAGAGTCTTCAGGAATTGGACTAAACACAGATGTTAGCAAAACCTCTGGAGCATTGTCATTCTCATCAAGAACATCAATCTCAACTTTACAATGTGCCAGTAGTCCGCCACCATCTTTGGCTTCCACTAACATCATATAGCTTCTTGATTGTTCAAAGTCCAAAGTCTCCCTAATTGAAATTGCTCCACTTTCTGGGTCCAGGATAAACTTCTGGCTTGCTTTAGCTGGGATGTTGCTAAAACTGTATCTTATCTGTGCATAAGAACCTTCATCTGCATCAGACGCTTTCACCTGGATCACTAAAGATCCTTTTGGTGCACTCTCTTTTAGGCTGAATTTATAGACTTCCTGAGTGAAAACTGGTGGGTTGTCATTGGCATCAGTAACACTAATCCATATCTGGGCTGTTCCAGTTTTTAATGGCTCTCCACCATCCAGGCCTGTAAGGATCAAGTGGAGGCTGTGTTCACTTTCTCGATCCAGTGGTTTGCTTTGCACTAGAATAGGGTATTTATTTCCATCTGGACTTTCTTTAACATCCAAGTTGAAGTACTGATTAGGGCTTACCTGGTAATTTTGGAGAGAATTTATCCCAACGTCAGGATCTTCAGCACTTGCAAGAGGAAATATGGCTCCAGGCAAGCTGGATTCACTTATTTCTAGCTTGATctcatcttttaaaaattgtggTGCATTGTCATTAATATCCTCTATGGTGATGCTTATATGAAAAACATTCAGAGGGTTTTCAACCACAATTTCAAAGTTAAGGACACAATGTGGCAATTTCCCACAGATTACTTCTCGATCTATTTGGTCTCTTAGGTAAAAGTTTCCATGTTCCTCATTCAGAGTAAAGAACTGAGCATTAGCTGCAGAAACAATACGGAGTTTCCTCTTCACTAGGTCTCTCTTATTCAGACCCAAATCCTTGGCAAGATTCCCCACAAGAGagcccttctccctctcctcaggaATTGAATACCAGACCTCCTCCGACAGTGTCAGGCAGAACAAAGAGATTAACAAGGAAAGCTGTACTTGCCGCCTGAGTGGCCGCCTGCTCCCTGTGATCTTCATCCATTGCCTCAGCTGCTTTGTttccatcttttctttttttctgattcGGGTTGTCAGTTTCTTTTATGCTGCAAAAAGTTGTCAGGAACAGGCATCATTCCTTGATGCAGTCTTAATGGGTTGGAAAGAGATCGTTTTTTGGCAGGATGCTATACTGCTGTCCCTCAATGCTGTCTCCTTCAGAATTGCTGAACTTAGCTCAGTAATGGTTGCATCACAGGAAAAGTGAACagatcccttctttctttccttatCCCACATTGGCCAACAGCGGCACTCTGAGTCTCAGCTGGAAAACTGCAAGAGCGTCTACTGACTCATGCTgatagagttcagtggctggcagggaagcaaaggTTTCCATGGGATGTGTATGTGTTTATGCAATTATTTCAGCTGTGTGCGTTTTACATCTCTTCCAAAGGCAGTATGTACAAGAGTGAGCAGACATGATGAGTAAAGGAAACACTCAAGTCAAAATTGGGAATACTCTGAAGTTATTCCGTTAAGTATCATTGGGCTTTGTATCAAGGACTTTATGAACAAAGTTCCTGTGGCACAGATATACTGTAACATCAACATTTAGTTGAGAGAGTTTCCTTCACAGTAGCTCCCCACAGCAAACCTTTATATTGTTCAGGGGTTTTGACACAAGAGATCgaaaaaatcagtgaataaaTAGAGCACGCACGCTAAAGGCAATGCCCATATTTCCAGCTCTTGTACCATCCCCCCAACCTTTCTTTAAACTTAGAGGGAGAAAGTGTTGGCAGATGGGGTGGGGGTCATTATGAAGAACTGCTGTGTGGGGGGAAATTGTAACTGTTGGGCCcctgtttatttttttagaaTTTCTGATCCCCAAGGCTTAATTTTCTAGGACAGGGGTAGGCAGACATTGAGCTGATTTATCAATCAGAGCCCAAGATTTACCAACCAGAGCAAGGTGCAAAAGATAtgcagggtgcctctgagcatattctgATTCTAATAGTTTGTTTTCAGTAGCAGAACTGAACTTAATTCATAGTCCTTTTGCACAAAAGTCCACTCCTGGTTAGTTTtcctcatttcagcagcctaatttaagccttttaagttgagaccttatcccagtctgtttctgtgttggaatggctttttaatatgcttttaaacttttttaaaaaaacaatatgttttttaacctttttaaaaagtcttcaaaacttttttaaaaatgtttttaaagttgtttcgttgtaatgaattttaatgtgtgtttttatgatgttttaaagtgtttttagtgtttttgtttgccgccctgggctcctgctggaaggaagggtgggatataaatcaaatgataaaataaataaataaattatgtgggGAAAAGTCATTTTGCCATTGTTAAATTGGGAGCCAGAAACCTTTGCCAATCTATTGCAAATCACCCACAGATCTATTAGTAGATCTTGACCTACCTTCTTGACCACCCCTGTCTAGGATATTACATGTGATACTTCTACAGTAATtgcttcagttttgttttttagcTTTATACCCTACTCAATCTACAGAGACTGAAGATGGACAATGACTTTAGATAAACTACAAATGATAATTAATGTCATGCCGACAAAATCTCAGTTTGACATATGCTACTAAAATTAGCCAGTAAGTGCCATACTGTAAGTGTATATATGAGCCTCCATGAGGCTGCAtccactgccaccaccttggTGACCAGGTAGCCTGGCTCGGAGGAGTGAGAGGCCAGCTCTGTCCCAGTGGAGCCAtcggtgggaggggaggggtacaGGATTTCTGGAGCATTGTCATTCTGATCCAGGATGAAGAGGGTCACTGAGACATTGGAGCTGAGTGGTGGGGAGCCTCCATCCTGGCCACTTACATGGAACTGACTCTCCATTAAAGGCTCATGTGGCACAAATAACCCCAATCTCAGAATTAATATTCAGATATGGAGACAAGGGAAAATTACTTAACCGACTTTTAGTAAGTTATTCCAGAGTTCTGAGCTCAGACTGGATCAG is a genomic window of Rhineura floridana isolate rRhiFlo1 chromosome 1, rRhiFlo1.hap2, whole genome shotgun sequence containing:
- the LOC133364983 gene encoding protocadherin gamma-B2-like isoform X21; the protein is METKQLRQWMKITGSRRPLRRQVQLSLLISLFCLTLSEEVWYSIPEEREKGSLVGNLAKDLGLNKRDLVKRKLRIVSAANAQFFTLNEEHGNFYLRDQIDREVICGKLPHCVLNFEIVVENPLNVFHISITIEDINDNAPQFLKDEIKLEISESSLPGAIFPLASAEDPDVGINSLQNYQVSPNQYFNLDVKESPDGNKYPILVQSKPLDRESEHSLHLILTGLDGGEPLKTGTAQIWISVTDANDNPPVFTQEVYKFSLKESAPKGSLVIQVKASDADEGSYAQIRYSFSNIPAKASQKFILDPESGAISIRETLDFEQSRSYMMLVEAKDGGGLLAHCKVEIDVLDENDNAPEVLLTSVFSPIPEDSVPGTVIAVINVKDTDSGENGKITCHLNGNLPFKILSSSNNYYKLLTDSPLDRERTPEYNITVTATDKGMPPLSSNKTISLQISDINDNSPAFEKSTYNFFVPENNPSGASIFTIKASDLDLGLNSRITYSILSSNIEELPLSSYVSMNSETGTIYAQRSFDYEQFREFQIQVKAQDGGSPCLSSNVTVWVFILDQNDNSPRVLYPLPGADGSAFFEMVPHSAEPGYLVTKVVAVDADSGHNAWLSYRLLQATEPALFTIGSHTGDIRTSRALLEKDVVKHKLVIMIKDNGKSPLSATVILNLVVAENFQESLPEMSKPLSDSKYQSDMNVILQAQPNMDWRFSQAQRPGTSGSQNGDENGTWPNNQFDTEMLQAMILASANEAAAAAAAANPDGNSTLGGGATAGTMGLSTRYGPQFTLQHVPDYRQNVYIPGSTATLSNSSGKHDGKPAASGGGNKKKSGKKEKK